DNA sequence from the Novosphingobium sp. KACC 22771 genome:
GCTGCTCTATCGGCAATTCCTCCATTATGCCGAAGGCTCGCTGATGCCGCCGCTGCTGGTCAAGCTGGTGCTGTCGCGCGTGCCAATCATGGGGCGTCTGGCGATGGCGCGGTTTCAGCCGATGATCGACACGCATCTGGCCTATGTCGAGGGCGAGCTGGCCCGCCGCCCATGGTTTGCCGGGGACGCGATGACCGCCGCCGACATCATGATGAGCTTTCCGCTGGAGGCCGCCCGCGCGCGCGCCGGGCTGGACGAACGCTATCCCCATGCGCTCGCCTGGCTGGAGAAGGTGCAGGCGCGCCCCGCCTATCGCCGCGCGCTCGAGGTTGGCGGGCCTTACGCCTATTAAGCGCACTCCCGGCGCCCTTTTCACGGATAAACACAACCGATGCCTGAATTGCCTGAAGTCGAAACCACCCTGCGCGGCCTTGCCACCTATTTGGACGGGCAGAAGATCGCCCGTGTCGAAACCCGACGCGAGGGGCTGCGCCGCCCCTTCCCTGCCGATCTGGTGCAGGTGATGACCGGGGCCACAATCACCGCCCTGTCGCGCCGGGCCAAATACGGGCTGCTCCATACCGACCGGGGCGTGGTGATGGTGTTCCATCTGGGCATGTCGGGGCGGTGGCGGATTGATCCTGATGCGCTGGAAAAGCACGACCATCTGGTGCTGACCACCGAGGCGGGCGCGCGGTTGGCCTTGAACGATGCGCGGCGCTTTGGCTCGGTCGATCTGGTGGCCGACGAGGCGCTGGCCGCATGGGCGACCTTTGCCGCGATGGGGCCCGAGCCTTTGGGGCCGGAACTGACCCCTGCCCTGCTGGCCGCACGGATGAAGGGACGCCTCAGCCCGGTCAAGCAATTGCTGCTCGATCAGGCGGTCGTGGCGGGGCTTGGCAATATCTATGTCTGCGAGGCGCTGCACCGGGCGGGAATCAGCCCGCTACGGCAGGGGCAGAATGTGAAAAAGCGGGAACTGGCACTGCTGGTGCCCGCGATTGTCGATGTCCTGTCCGAAAGCATCGCGGCGGGCGGCAGCACGATACGCGACTATGCCCAGCCCAATGGCGAATTGGGCTATTTTGCCGCCAACTGGCGTGTCTATGGCCGCGAGGGCGAGCCATGCCATGCCTGCGCCGCGCCCATCG
Encoded proteins:
- a CDS encoding glutathione S-transferase family protein; this translates as MTILHHLNNSRSQRILWMLEELELPYEVKRYQRDAKTMLAPAALRAVHPLGKSPVLEDDGHIIVESAAIAEYLAEKTGRLGAPSARGDALLYRQFLHYAEGSLMPPLLVKLVLSRVPIMGRLAMARFQPMIDTHLAYVEGELARRPWFAGDAMTAADIMMSFPLEAARARAGLDERYPHALAWLEKVQARPAYRRALEVGGPYAY
- the mutM gene encoding bifunctional DNA-formamidopyrimidine glycosylase/DNA-(apurinic or apyrimidinic site) lyase, whose product is MPELPEVETTLRGLATYLDGQKIARVETRREGLRRPFPADLVQVMTGATITALSRRAKYGLLHTDRGVVMVFHLGMSGRWRIDPDALEKHDHLVLTTEAGARLALNDARRFGSVDLVADEALAAWATFAAMGPEPLGPELTPALLAARMKGRLSPVKQLLLDQAVVAGLGNIYVCEALHRAGISPLRQGQNVKKRELALLVPAIVDVLSESIAAGGSTIRDYAQPNGELGYFAANWRVYGREGEPCHACAAPIARVAQGGRSSFWCPACQK